Genomic window (Candidatus Sulfotelmatobacter sp.):
CTCCCACGCCGCGCGCCGCGCGGAGGTCGCTGAGCGATGGCCGCGATTCCGTACTTCCGCGAGGCCGGATCCGGCCCGGGCGTCGTGTGCCTGCACGCCAACTCGAGCAGCTCGAGTCAGTGGCGCCCGCTGATGGAGACGCTGGCGCCGGATCACCACGTATTCGCGGTGGATTCGTACGGCTCGGGCCGCAGCCCGGCGTGGCCGTTCGAGCGCCGCTTGTGGCTCGCCGACGAAGCGGCGCTGGCGGAGCCGGTGTTCGAGCGGGCCGGCCATCCGTTCGCTCTCGTGGGGCACTCCTATGGCGGCGCCATCGCGCTGATCGCGGCGCTCGCCGCACCCCGCCGGGTGCAGGCGATGGCGCTCTACGAGCCGACGCTGTTCTCGCTGATCGACGCGCACTCGCCGCCGCCCAACGACGCCGACGGCATTCGCGGCGCCGCGGCGGCGGCGCTTCCGGCGCTCGCGGTGGGTGACCGCGCCGGCGCGGCGCGGGAGTTCGTCGACTTCTGGATGGGCGCGGGCTCGTGGGACGCGATGGGCGAATCGCGCCAGGCGCCGATCCTCGCTTCGATCGACCATCTGCCGGGCTGGGGCCATGCGCTATTTCACGAGCCGACGCCGATCGGGCGATTCGCGGAGCTGGACGTCCCGATTCTCTACCTGCTCGGGAAGCGCTCGCCGATGTCGTCACGGGGAGTCGCGAAATTGCTGATTCCGGTCTTGCCGCGCGTCGAGGTCGTCGAGTTCGAGGACCTCGGCCACATGGGACCGGTGACGCATCCCGATCTCGTCAATCGGGCGATCGCGGGCTTTCTCGAGCGGAGCTAGGCCGCGAGGGGTGCCGAGTGTTTCAGGCCGCTCGGCGCAGGACGCGCCACGGCGCCGGCCGGCCGTGATGGATCCACAGCGCGCCCGAGTGGGCGAGGAACTCGGGCAGGTCGGCTTCGAGCGCCGACTCCCCGTGATCGGACGCGTGGTTCGGCATTGGCTCCACGCTCTCGGGGTCCACGCTCAACGCCCAGCCGATCTGCACGTCGCGCGCCAGGCCGTTCGCGAATCGGAGCCGACTCCAGTAGCGCACCGACGCCATCATTACCACCGCCAGGAACATGAGATCGCGAAACAACCGTTCAACGAGCTTGAGCGGCGGCGACGCCGGCACGCCGGGGCCGAGAAGCTCCGCGAGCAGGAGCAGCAGTAGCACCGCGGCGAACCACTGGCCCGGGTCCGGGCGGCGCAGCCGCGAAACGTAGTCGCGCAGCTCGTCGAGCTCCGCTTCCGACAGCACGCGCTTCTGGAATCGCAGCTCGGGGTGGCTGACCACCCGCAGCTGCTCGGGTGACACCGGCACGCGGTAGGCGTACTCGGGAAGCGCCGCCACCTGATGCACCCAGACGTCGGCGAAGCGATCCTGGCCGCGATCGTTGCGCGCCCACACCTGGCGCGAGCCAGCCAGCACGACGAGCCTGCGATGATCGAGCGGGCCCGGGCGCAGGAAGCCCATCCTCGCCAGTCGGAGCGGCTCGCGGCGCAGGCGATCTTCGGCGGGCATCGGGCCCTCGAACACCAGCAGATCGCCGGCCTCGATGTCGCGGACGCGGCGGCGCCACGCGCGGAACGCGTCGTTCGTCCAGGCGAGCCAGAGACCGAGCCCCAACATCCAGCCGAAATAGACCGCGATGCCCGCGCTCTCCGTCAGGCGGTCGGCGCGGCCCATCGCGTCACCCAGCGGAAAGACTCCCCCGAGCCAGGCGAGCGCCGCCAGCGCCGAGAGAGTGAATCTGCCGAGCGCGCGGCGCGCGGCGCGACTCAGCAGCGTGCGCTCGAGATCGGCGAGCGGCCGACGCTCCTCGAGCGGCAGGCCCGCGCACCACCAGCGCGTCTGAGAGTCGAGCTCTTCGGGTGAGTCGAGTCTTTCGGGTGAGGCACTCATGCCAACAGTTATCGGCAGAAGACTCTGCTCTTGACAGGCCATTCACGGTCAGGGCGAGTGGCGCTCGAAGGGTTTTCGGCGCGGTGCGCGTGCGCGCGAGAGATGCGCGTGCGCAGGGTTTCGTGCGTTCGGCACGCGATATTTCGAACAGGCTCGAGATCCGCGCTCTGCGCCGATCTGCGTGCGCCGAAAACTGGCGTGATAGAAAGAGTGGGTT
Coding sequences:
- a CDS encoding alpha/beta hydrolase translates to MAAIPYFREAGSGPGVVCLHANSSSSSQWRPLMETLAPDHHVFAVDSYGSGRSPAWPFERRLWLADEAALAEPVFERAGHPFALVGHSYGGAIALIAALAAPRRVQAMALYEPTLFSLIDAHSPPPNDADGIRGAAAAALPALAVGDRAGAAREFVDFWMGAGSWDAMGESRQAPILASIDHLPGWGHALFHEPTPIGRFAELDVPILYLLGKRSPMSSRGVAKLLIPVLPRVEVVEFEDLGHMGPVTHPDLVNRAIAGFLERS